In Fusarium oxysporum Fo47 chromosome VII, complete sequence, the following proteins share a genomic window:
- a CDS encoding uncharacterized protein (expressed protein): protein MTTISHFPIEMLCSIANLLDDEAFFRFRQTSRLINNSTASQFATRYFERRCVFLQRHSLEALIDIARHPTFGPTVQSLDISIVHITKDPDLWERDMQYRPEEGNEVEIGEPSPEDQGSSPSSPWSEDSHVPDFESSAEKEKAVVNTIAYSRYQDDQRYIMECGMATAYLTLALTAMPNCRTIILSGQDRPWGARLQAKQTGLWPTTNTDTIESGEFARHALQVVLAAVVASRVSLEELDILFNLQDFRAGSHGFVSDLAAQQIRSCFLDLDTLRLNVCSEYFTLSDSGAGSLVRFIELFPTATLLDLRMGGRNKLSLVTAIAGSLQMTALRELELHWVNCTADALVKILCRHQSTLKDVLFNGVHIHETQGWPLIFCVLRDKLSVESLLVANCLSAKQWVRFRKPGGEERGIQIRGDWDSLTSAIDRIVLEKVENPRMRSPFGLLGY, encoded by the coding sequence ATGACTACTATCTCCCATTTCCCAATCGAGATGCTTTGCTCGATTGCTAATCTTCTCGATGACGAAGCCTTCTTCCGGTTTCGGCAAACGTCCCGGTTGATTAATAACAGCACAGCCTCGCAATTCGCCACGCGATATTTCGAACGCCGCTGTGTCTTTCTGCAGCGCCACAGTCTGGAAGCTCTTATCGATATTGCGCGTCACCCGACGTTCGGTCCCACAGTGCAGTCGCTCGACATCAGCATCGTCCACATCACAAAGGACCCTGATCTCTGGGAACGGGACATGCAGTATCGCCCAGAGGAGGGTAATGAAGTGGAAATAGGTGAGCCAAGCCCAGAAGACCAGGGCTCTTCGCCGAGCAGTCCGTGGTCTGAAGATTCCCACGTGCCAGACTTTGAGTCTTCCgccgagaaggagaaggcagTAGTAAACACCATCGCATATAGTCGTTATCAAGACGATCAGAGATATATAATGGAGTGTGGAATGGCTACTGCATACTTGACCCTGGCGCTTACTGCAATGCCGAACTGCAGGACGATCATTCTCTCAGGCCAAGACCGTCCTTGGGGCGCAAGGCTACAGGCCAAACAAACGGGCTTATGGCCGACTACTAACACCGACACAATTGAGAGTGGCGAGTTCGCGAGACATGCACTACAAGTCGTGCTTGCAGCTGTGGTTGCAAGCCGTGTCTCGCTAGAGGAGCTTGACATACTGTTTAACCTCCAGGATTTCCGCGCTGGCTCACATGGGTTTGTCTCGGATCTCGCTGCCCAGCAGATACGCTCCTGTTTCCTCGACCTGGATACCCTCCGCTTGAACGTCTGTTCGGAGTACTTTACCCTCTCGGATAGCGGGGCGGGCAGTCTTGTGCGATTCATCGAGCTTTTCCCGACCGCGACGCTTCTCGATCTGCGCATGGGTGGCCGTAACAAGTTGTCCCTAGTCACCGCGATCGCCGGATCTCTGCAGATGACAGCCCTCCGAGAGTTGGAGCTCCACTGGGTGAATTGCACCGCCGATGCGCTGGTTAAGATTCTATGCCGGCATCAGAGCACCTTAAAAGACGTGCTCTTCAACGGTGTGCATATCCACGAGACTCAAGGTTGGCCGCTAATCTTCTGTGTCCTTCGCGACAAGCTAAGCGTCGAAAGCTTGCTAGTTGCGAACTGCTTGAGCGCAAAACAGTGGGTTAGGTTCCGTAAACCTGGGGGCGAAGAACGAGGTATCCAAATTCGCGGCGATTGGGACTCGCTTACTAGCGCCATCGACCGGATTGTGCTGGAAAAGGTAGAAAATCCAAGGATGCGATCTCCCTTTGGTTTGCTGGGGTATTGA